In Methanoregula formicica SMSP, the DNA window TTGATGCTCTTCCACCGCGGGCCGACAAATGTGACCCCCTCATCCTGACAGAGTTTGGCAAACCGGTAGTTTTCGGCAAGAAAACCGTACCCCGGGTGGACGGCCTCGGCACCGCACTTCTTCGCGATGTCGATGATCCGTTCCATGTTGAGATAACTCTTGGAGGGGTGGGCTTCGCCGACATAGAACGCTTCGTCAGCATATCTTACGTGGAGCGCGTTCTTATCGGCATCCGAGTAGATCGCCACCGTGTCAATGTCCAGCTCGCGGCATGCACGCATCACGCGGATGGCGATCTCGCCACGGTTGGCGATCAGGAGTTTCTCGAAAAATTTCATTGGACCACCAGCAGGACATCGCCGTTCTGGACGACATCGCCGGCATCAACAAAGATCTCGGTGACCTTGCCGTCAACCGGGCTGTGGATCGGGTTCTCCATCTTCATTGCTTCGAGAATTACCAGGGTGTCACCTTTCTTTACAGCCGAGCCCCTGCTGACGGGGACCTTGAGGACCATGCCCTGCATGTTGCTCTTAATTCCTCCGGCAATGTCGCCACGGGGGATTTTCTGGGGGACGGCGCTCGCGACTTCAACCTTGTTCCCTCCGATAGAAACGATCCTGACAGTAAAGACTTCGCCGTCAACCTCGACCTCCATCTGGCTAGGGATATCGTCGGAGGGGGATGTGGGAGCAGATTGTTTCCGGGGAATCTCCTCGATGGTCCTTTCTCCCTTGAGAAACGACGGTGCTATGGCGGGATACAGGATATAGGTCAGGACATCCTCTTCCTTTTTGATAAGTCCTGCCCTGGTTGCCTCTGCTTTCATGCTGTCGTAGGATGGCTCAAGCAGGTCGGCCGGCCTCTGGGTGATAACCTTCTCGTCGCCGATGATCAACGTACGGATCTCGTCGCTGATTGATCCGGGAGATTTGCCGTACAGGCCGCGGACATAATCCTTGACTTCTTTTGTGACATTCCGGTAACGCTGGCCGTTGACCAGGACATTGAGGACTGCCTGCGTTCCGACAATCTGGCTCGTTGGGGTAACAAGCGGCGGGTAGCCCAGGTCTTCGCGTACGCGGGGTACTTCTGCCAGCACATCATCCCACCGGTCAAGAGCGTCCTGCTCCTTCAACTGGGAGACAATGTTCGAGATCATTCCTCCCGGTAACTGGTAGATGAGGACATCGCTGTCTACCCTCTCGGAAATCGGGTCAAGGAGTCCCTGGTATTTATCCCGGATCCTGAGGACCTGGTTCCTGACTGCCCTGAGTTTGATTAAGTCGATACCGGTGTCCCGCGATGTTCCCGTCAGCGATGCGACAACACTTTCCGTGGGGGGCTGTGAAGTCCCCATGGCGATGGGGGACATCGCGGTGTCGAGAATGTCAACTCCTGCCGAAATTGCTGCCTGGTAACTCATGGGAGCAATGCCGCTGGTGCAGTGGCTGTGGAGGCAGACCTTGACATCCACTGCTTTCTTGATCCCCGTGATGAGCTCCCGTGCCTGTTCCGGCATAATGAGGCCTGCCATGTCCTTGATGCAGATGGAGTCGCATTCAAGGGCATAGAGCTCTTTTGCCATATCGATGAATGACCGGGTACTATGGACCGGGCTTGTCGTGTAGGATATGGTGCTCTGCAGGTGGGCCCCATTATCCTTGACGCGTTTCATGGAGCGCGTCATGTTCCGGATATCGTTGAGCGCATCGAATATCCGGAAGATATCAACGCCGTTCTTGTGCGCCGCATCAACAAACTTATCGACGACATCGTCAGGATAGTGGCGGTACCCGACCAGGTTCTGGCCACGGAGGAGCATCTGAATCGGAGTGTGCTTGAGTTCAGATTTCAGTGCCCTCAACCGGTCCCAGGGATCGTCGTTAAGAAACCGGATACAGGTATCGAACGTGGCACCGCCCCAGGCTTCAACGGAGAAGAATCCGCAACTGTCGATTTCCCGGGCAAGCGGGAGCATATCTTCGGTCCTGAGCCGCGTGGCAATGAGCGACTGGTGTGCATCACGGAGAGTCGTATCAGTGATCAGGACTTTTTTGGGAGAGGCAGGG includes these proteins:
- a CDS encoding pyruvate/oxaloacetate carboxyltransferase, which encodes MHPASPKKVLITDTTLRDAHQSLIATRLRTEDMLPLAREIDSCGFFSVEAWGGATFDTCIRFLNDDPWDRLRALKSELKHTPIQMLLRGQNLVGYRHYPDDVVDKFVDAAHKNGVDIFRIFDALNDIRNMTRSMKRVKDNGAHLQSTISYTTSPVHSTRSFIDMAKELYALECDSICIKDMAGLIMPEQARELITGIKKAVDVKVCLHSHCTSGIAPMSYQAAISAGVDILDTAMSPIAMGTSQPPTESVVASLTGTSRDTGIDLIKLRAVRNQVLRIRDKYQGLLDPISERVDSDVLIYQLPGGMISNIVSQLKEQDALDRWDDVLAEVPRVREDLGYPPLVTPTSQIVGTQAVLNVLVNGQRYRNVTKEVKDYVRGLYGKSPGSISDEIRTLIIGDEKVITQRPADLLEPSYDSMKAEATRAGLIKKEEDVLTYILYPAIAPSFLKGERTIEEIPRKQSAPTSPSDDIPSQMEVEVDGEVFTVRIVSIGGNKVEVASAVPQKIPRGDIAGGIKSNMQGMVLKVPVSRGSAVKKGDTLVILEAMKMENPIHSPVDGKVTEIFVDAGDVVQNGDVLLVVQ